From Solea solea chromosome 20, fSolSol10.1, whole genome shotgun sequence, one genomic window encodes:
- the LOC131447974 gene encoding prolyl endopeptidase-like: MTFKYPAARRDENKVDDYNGTKICDPYAWLEDPDGAETMAFVEEQNKVTMPYLEQCAVQAQFHQRLTELFDYPKYSCPYKRGKRYFYFHNKGLQNQDVLYVQDSLDAPATVFFDPNKLSEDGTVALKMGRLSEECEYFAYGLSSSGSDWVTVRFMKADDLASLPDVLERVKFSCLAWTHDAKGIFYNCYPRQEGKTDGTETTCNINQKLYYHVIGTEQSQDILVAEFPDHPKWHSSVTISDDGRYAVLSITEGCQPVNQLWYCDLQQLPSGITGLLPWVKLVDNFDAQYSYITNEGTVFTFRSNLDAPRYCIINIDIQKAERQHWTTLMPQHSKDVLGFVSCVNQHHLLVNYVHDVKDILQVYELSTGRLVMDLPLDVGTVAGVSCKRKHSDFFYKFTSFTTPGIIYYCDLSESKPQPTVFREVEVKGIKQEDYQTTQVFYPSKDGTKIPMFLVHAKGLKKDGSHPVLLYGYGGFEASIQPYYNVAYLLFVRHLGGILAVANIRGGGEYGLTWHKAGTLGNKQNCFDDFQCAAEYLIQENFTTASRVAINGASNGGLLVAACVNQRPDLYGCAVAEVGVMDMLKFHKFTIGHAWTTDYGCSDDAEQFKWLIKYSPLHNLPQPPYTGPPYPAVLLLTGDHDDRVVPLHTLKYCAALQHGVGSSAAQQQPLLVRVDTRSGHGAGKPTAKAILEDTHIFSFIAETLGLSWKD, translated from the exons GTGGACGACTACAATGGAACCAAGATCTGTGATCCGTACGCATGGCTCGAAGACCCTGATGGTGCAGAAACCATG GCCTTTGTTGAAGAGCAGAACAAAGTGACCATGCCATACCTGGAGCAGTGTGCCGTCCAGGCTCAGTTCCACCAGCGCCTCACTGAGCTCTTTGACTATCCCAAATACAGCTGCCCCTACAAGAGAGGGAAGAG GTATTTCTACTTTCATAACAAAGGCCTCCAGAACCAGGATGTGCTGTATGTGCAGGACTCTCTGGACGCGCCCGCTACCGTCTTCTTTGACCCCAATAAACTCTCTGAAGACGGCACTGTGGCACTGAAGA TGGGTCGTCTGTCggaggagtgtgaatatttcgcGTATGGTTTGAGTAGCAGCGGCTCCGACTGGGTCACGGTGCGCTTCATGAAGGCCGATGACCTCGCATCACTGCCTGATGTTCTGGAGAGGGTTAAATTCAGCTGCCTGGCCTGGACTCACGATGCAAAGGGCATCTTTTACAACTGCTACCCACGTCAGGAAGGAAAAACAGACG GTACTGAAACCACCTGCAACATCAACCAGAAGCTCTACTACCATGTGATCGGCACCGAACAATCCCAGGACATTCTGGTTGCCGAGTTTCCAGATCATCCAAAGTGGCACAGCTCAGTAACC ATATCAGACGATGGCAGATATGCCGTGTTATCCATCACTGAAGGCTGTCAGCCCGTCAACCAGCTGTGGTACTGTGACCTGCAGCAGCTTCCCAGCGGCATCACAG GACTGCTGCCGTGGGTCAAACTTGTGGACAACTTTGACGCCCAGTACTCTTACATCACCAACGAGGGAACTGTGTTCACTTTCCGCTCAAACTTGGACGCTCCGCGATACTGTATCATCAACATAGACATCCAGAAAGCAGAGAGGCAGCACTGGACGACCCTCATGCCACAGCACAGCAAGGACGTCCTGG GCTTCGTCTCTTGTGTGAAccagcaccacctgctggtCAACTATGTCCACGACGTGAAGGACATCCTGCAGGTGTACGAGCTGTCCACAGGCCGACTGGTCATGGATCTGCCGCTGGACGTCGGCACAGTGGCCGGCGTGAGCTGCAAGAGGAAGCACTCGGACTTCTTCTACAAGTTCACCTCGTTCACGACACCAG GAATCATTTACTACTGTGACCTGAGTGAGTCAAAGCCGCAGCCCACGGTCTTCAGAGAAGTGGAGGTGAAAGGAATCAAACAGGAAGATTATCAGACCACACAG GTATTTTATCCCAGTAAAGACGGAACCAAGATCCCCATGTTCTTAGTTCACGCCAAGGGCCTGAAGAAAGATGGAAGTCATCCTGTTCTCCTCTATGGATACGGAGGCTTTGAGGCGTCTATACAACCATACTATAA tGTTGCTTACCTGCTGTTTGTGAGACACCTGGGAGGAATCCTGGCTGTGGCCAACatcagagggggaggagagtaCGGACTCACCTGGCACAAAG CGGGGACTTTAGGGAACAAGCAGAACTGCTTCGATGACTTCCAGTGTGCAGCCGAGTATCTGATCCAGGAGAACTTCACCACAGCGAGTCGCGTCGCCATCAACGGAGCGTCTAACGGAGGCCTGTTAGTGG CGGCGTGTGTGAACCAGCGTCCAGACCTGTACGGCTGTGCTGTGGCTGAAGTGGGAGTGATGGATATGCTCAAGTTCCACAAATTCACCATCGGCCACGCGTGGACGACTGACTACGGCTGCTCTGACGACGCGGAGCAGTTCAAGTGGCTCATCAA gtACTCTCCTCTCCACAATCTCCCTCAGCCGCCGTACACTGGCCCTCCTTACCCAGCCGTCCTGCTCCTGACTGGGGACCACGATGACCGCGTGGTGCCTCTGCACACGCTCAAGTACTGCGCGGCACTGCAGCACGGCGTGGGCAGCAGCGCCGCGCAGCAGCAGCCGCTCTTGGTCAGGGTGGACACTCGCAGTGGCCACGGCGCAGGGAAACCCACCGCCAAGGCCATCTTAGAGGACACGCACATCTTTTCCTTCATAGCTGAGACTCTGGGTCTCAGCTGGAAGGATTGA